In one Neobacillus sp. CF12 genomic region, the following are encoded:
- a CDS encoding DUF4179 domain-containing protein has product MISKRDPSSITTISEISVESIVVWFDENKQLFYTLGWSYLRNRQQMEELFYQSISKVQKGLSRLKRETSFETWVTSIFIHTCWELSAVRSLQVSEESEQQKEFFKALNQLKEFEKEVILLTYVMGISKEEGAHLLQVPVEKVKGLLFSGIQSFRKEVGDGSTYNGCKEYHEVYIDYLERKLDRSKKVEFEKHIYHCHDCQKDLAAFQDVMLTMLNLTDRMEDLQVPSGFMENVRDRLTEKESNRHQKNKKRIRKGFGIVGLFAFVMAIGFFTGIFTNLYYSWTEDDQELRAFLQQDLGERLNLEAESDGVKIKIKSAIADDVQTLVFYEIEDTKEDNQYVMDYQNGFFVENAREIMSREAYQRYYPPDLESDVNTKEKNVYHGKISLLPLTTDTGTITLKITRLQKLNRDSSDPNVFNPYENMETKTGDWNFEIPVTKQPTVEYALDEKTEVEGIPVRFEKLTIAPTATVLQYSINYEQPEKRIDVLNFNNLKVNDKTVKGDMYGSSFTDTQPDVNWTSFQTQFDPLLGEKPKEVSVQYESAYLTFVDKKTIQLDASQEYPRTFEYAGSKISIDKMEVGQPTKVVISDHEIENRAYESLQFQIMGEGENEISIMTMNSEGVLIDKDGVRYDMIKNPISYEEIEQPRYFITVQSMELQSNNAEEKAIPKSLEIYGYNAIKYLDDVVKISLD; this is encoded by the coding sequence ATGATCTCAAAAAGAGATCCCAGTTCTATCACTACGATAAGTGAAATCAGCGTGGAATCGATCGTTGTTTGGTTCGATGAGAATAAACAATTGTTCTATACACTTGGTTGGTCCTATCTTAGGAATCGGCAGCAAATGGAAGAACTTTTTTACCAATCTATTAGTAAAGTCCAAAAGGGATTGTCTCGATTAAAAAGAGAAACATCATTCGAAACATGGGTTACATCCATTTTTATACATACTTGTTGGGAGCTTTCCGCTGTTAGAAGTTTACAAGTTTCAGAGGAAAGTGAACAGCAAAAGGAATTTTTTAAAGCACTTAATCAATTGAAAGAGTTCGAGAAAGAAGTGATCTTACTTACATATGTAATGGGAATCTCTAAAGAGGAAGGAGCACATCTCCTCCAAGTACCTGTCGAAAAGGTGAAAGGGCTTTTGTTTTCCGGAATCCAGTCATTTAGAAAAGAAGTGGGAGACGGATCAACCTATAATGGCTGTAAGGAGTATCATGAAGTCTACATCGATTACTTAGAAAGAAAACTGGATCGTTCGAAAAAGGTTGAATTTGAGAAACATATTTATCATTGTCACGATTGTCAGAAGGATTTGGCTGCCTTTCAGGATGTTATGTTAACCATGTTGAATCTTACTGATAGAATGGAAGATTTGCAGGTTCCATCTGGTTTCATGGAGAACGTCAGAGACCGGCTGACAGAAAAGGAAAGCAATAGACACCAGAAGAACAAGAAACGTATTAGAAAAGGATTTGGTATTGTTGGTCTATTCGCATTCGTTATGGCTATAGGTTTTTTTACAGGGATATTTACAAACCTCTACTATTCATGGACAGAAGATGATCAGGAATTGCGTGCTTTTCTTCAACAGGACCTGGGTGAAAGGCTGAACCTGGAAGCGGAGAGCGATGGGGTGAAGATTAAGATTAAGAGCGCAATTGCGGATGATGTTCAGACGCTTGTTTTTTATGAAATAGAAGATACAAAAGAAGACAATCAATATGTGATGGACTATCAGAATGGTTTTTTTGTGGAGAATGCTCGTGAAATCATGAGCCGGGAAGCATATCAAAGGTACTATCCACCTGACCTTGAATCGGATGTAAATACCAAAGAAAAGAACGTGTATCATGGAAAGATTAGTCTGCTGCCACTTACAACGGATACAGGGACAATCACACTGAAGATCACAAGGCTTCAGAAATTGAATCGTGATTCCTCTGACCCGAATGTTTTTAATCCTTACGAGAATATGGAAACTAAAACTGGAGACTGGAACTTCGAGATTCCTGTAACAAAACAACCTACCGTTGAGTATGCATTGGATGAAAAAACTGAAGTAGAAGGAATCCCGGTCCGATTTGAAAAACTAACCATCGCTCCAACAGCGACGGTTTTGCAATATAGTATTAATTATGAACAGCCTGAGAAGCGGATAGATGTTCTTAATTTTAACAATTTGAAAGTGAATGATAAGACAGTGAAAGGCGATATGTATGGCAGTTCTTTTACAGATACACAACCAGACGTTAATTGGACCTCTTTTCAAACACAATTTGACCCTCTTCTTGGAGAAAAGCCAAAAGAGGTAAGCGTTCAATACGAATCTGCTTATTTAACGTTTGTCGACAAAAAGACCATCCAACTGGATGCTTCTCAGGAATATCCTCGAACCTTTGAATATGCAGGGAGTAAAATCTCCATTGACAAGATGGAAGTTGGACAGCCGACAAAAGTTGTCATAAGCGATCATGAAATTGAGAATCGTGCATATGAGTCGTTACAATTCCAAATCATGGGTGAGGGTGAAAATGAAATTAGCATAATGACCATGAATTCTGAGGGAGTGCTGATTGATAAAGACGGAGTGAGATACGATATGATTAAAAACCCTATCTCCTATGAAGAAATCGAGCAACCTCGTTATTTCATTACCGTTCAAAGTATGGAGTTACAGAGTAACAACGCTGAAGAAAAAGCTATTCCTAAAAGTCTGGAGATTTATGGGTATAATGCAATAAAATATTTGGATGATGTTGTGAAGATTTCGTTGGATTAG
- a CDS encoding MarR family transcriptional regulator produces the protein MNELMSTYELSYSLWQVIFYIKTNGPSTLIDIANNYNVEKPTITRRVHRLEDLQMVKQIPGMDRREKVIQLTELGEEIYQACRKKITDLENSVMAGIANEEQMITFQTLPKIQDNIMRGGGSKSE, from the coding sequence ATGAATGAACTAATGAGTACTTATGAACTTTCGTATTCTCTATGGCAAGTTATTTTTTATATAAAAACCAATGGGCCTTCGACACTTATAGATATTGCAAATAATTACAATGTAGAAAAACCAACGATTACGAGGAGGGTTCATCGTTTGGAAGATCTACAAATGGTGAAACAAATTCCTGGTATGGATAGACGAGAGAAGGTCATTCAGTTAACAGAATTAGGAGAAGAGATTTACCAAGCATGTAGAAAAAAAATAACGGATTTAGAAAATAGTGTTATGGCAGGTATCGCTAATGAAGAGCAAATGATTACGTTTCAAACGCTTCCTAAAATCCAGGACAATATTATGAGAGGCGGGGGAAGCAAAAGTGAATAA
- a CDS encoding YitT family protein produces the protein MVLKNIFVITGSLVVAFAFNCFLVPYGILSSGISGIAILIGLITPFDIGLMNLLLNIPLLILGFYKLGKIIAINTLICVASLSVFLSLVPAVPVTNNILLSTIFGGIIGGIGVGIILKSSGTSGGLDIIAIILSRTSNVPVGLLLTGMNGFIVLISGAAFNWDIALYTLLSIYLTGKMIDTIHTDHIKLTMQIVTSKGELIRKELLESIYRGITITEGYGGYSQEKKQIIMMVVTRYETTQIKKIVRSHDENAFINIFETVEVDGVFAKN, from the coding sequence ATGGTTTTGAAAAATATATTTGTTATCACAGGTTCATTGGTTGTGGCTTTTGCCTTTAATTGCTTCCTTGTTCCATATGGTATCTTGAGTAGCGGCATAAGCGGTATTGCCATTTTAATTGGGTTAATCACTCCATTTGATATTGGCCTAATGAATCTGCTGCTTAATATACCCTTATTGATTTTAGGCTTCTATAAACTTGGTAAAATAATTGCAATCAATACACTAATTTGTGTTGCATCGCTCTCCGTATTCTTATCTCTGGTGCCCGCAGTTCCTGTGACAAATAATATATTGCTCTCAACCATTTTTGGAGGAATCATTGGAGGGATTGGAGTCGGCATCATTTTAAAGTCCTCCGGAACTTCTGGAGGTTTAGATATCATTGCGATTATCCTTTCCCGTACAAGCAACGTTCCTGTTGGCCTTCTTCTTACAGGTATGAACGGCTTCATCGTTCTTATTTCTGGAGCTGCTTTTAATTGGGATATCGCATTATACACGCTTTTGTCTATCTATTTAACTGGTAAAATGATTGATACCATACACACGGATCATATTAAATTGACCATGCAGATTGTAACTTCAAAAGGTGAGTTAATCCGAAAAGAATTACTGGAATCAATCTATCGTGGGATTACAATTACGGAAGGTTACGGCGGCTACTCGCAAGAGAAAAAACAAATTATTATGATGGTCGTTACACGATACGAAACGACACAAATAAAAAAAATTGTCCGTAGCCATGATGAAAATGCATTTATTAATATATTTGAGACCGTTGAAGTTGACGGGGTATTTGCTAAGAATTAG
- a CDS encoding amino acid permease: protein MAQQELKRDLKNRHVQLIAIGGTIGTGLFLGSGKAIKLAGPSIIFAYLIVGIAVFFVMRALGELLLSKAGYQSFTDIAEDYLGPRAAFVTGWTYWFCWIMVAMADVIAVGVYVQYWFDIPQWIPAIISLIILLGLNLLTVKLFGELEFWFALIKVITILVLIGIGVILLVMGFKTDAGTVSVQNLWEHGGLFPNGVSGFLLSFQMVVFAYVGVELVGVSAAETSNPQKNIPSAINKIPVRILFFYVGALVVLLCVNPWTELNAAESPFVKTFSLVGIPIAAGIINFVVLTSAASACNSGLFSTSRILFNLGKNDQAPSNFAKLNKNYVPSNALWVSTVVVSAGALLSKLIPEQAFGIVTTISAICFIWVWGVILICHLRYKKTQPQLHANSTFKAPFTPFINYAVLTLFAMILIIMMIAAETRPALLLTPLWFILLFALYTNRRNKDKNFKIPA, encoded by the coding sequence TTGGCACAGCAAGAATTAAAGAGGGATTTAAAAAATCGGCATGTTCAACTAATCGCCATTGGCGGTACCATTGGCACTGGATTATTCTTGGGATCCGGAAAAGCAATTAAACTGGCAGGTCCATCTATCATCTTTGCATATTTAATCGTAGGTATTGCTGTTTTTTTTGTTATGAGGGCGCTAGGTGAACTTTTGTTATCTAAAGCAGGTTATCAATCATTTACCGACATTGCCGAAGACTATTTGGGACCGCGGGCAGCGTTTGTAACTGGCTGGACCTATTGGTTTTGTTGGATTATGGTTGCTATGGCTGATGTGATTGCAGTTGGTGTATATGTTCAATATTGGTTTGATATCCCGCAATGGATACCTGCTATCATCAGTTTAATCATCTTATTAGGACTTAATCTATTAACGGTAAAGCTTTTTGGAGAATTGGAGTTTTGGTTTGCTTTAATAAAAGTAATCACGATACTCGTATTGATTGGTATTGGTGTTATTTTGCTGGTGATGGGATTTAAGACTGATGCAGGAACTGTTTCTGTTCAAAATCTCTGGGAACATGGGGGACTTTTTCCAAACGGAGTTTCAGGTTTCTTACTTTCTTTCCAAATGGTTGTATTTGCCTATGTCGGTGTAGAATTGGTGGGTGTATCGGCAGCGGAAACCTCCAATCCCCAAAAAAATATCCCATCTGCTATTAATAAAATTCCTGTAAGGATTCTGTTTTTCTATGTTGGTGCACTGGTTGTATTATTATGTGTTAACCCGTGGACGGAACTAAATGCAGCAGAAAGTCCTTTTGTTAAAACGTTTAGTTTAGTAGGGATACCAATTGCCGCCGGAATTATTAATTTTGTCGTTTTAACTTCAGCCGCATCTGCTTGCAACAGTGGTTTATTTTCAACGAGCAGGATCCTTTTCAATTTAGGCAAAAATGATCAGGCGCCATCCAATTTTGCAAAATTGAATAAAAATTACGTGCCTAGTAACGCGTTATGGGTATCTACTGTTGTCGTATCAGCAGGCGCTCTTTTGAGCAAACTGATTCCGGAACAAGCATTTGGAATCGTGACCACCATTAGTGCGATTTGTTTTATTTGGGTTTGGGGTGTCATTCTCATTTGCCATTTAAGGTACAAGAAAACACAGCCGCAATTACATGCAAATTCAACATTTAAAGCACCATTCACACCATTTATTAATTATGCTGTCCTAACGTTGTTTGCTATGATTCTTATCATTATGATGATTGCTGCAGAAACACGTCCTGCTTTATTGTTGACACCGTTATGGTTTATTCTATTATTTGCTCTGTATACTAATAGAAGAAATAAGGATAAAAATTTCAAGATACCAGCATAA